The Drosophila innubila isolate TH190305 chromosome 2L unlocalized genomic scaffold, UK_Dinn_1.0 4_B_2L, whole genome shotgun sequence genome segment GTGGGCAATTCCTCGCGCTGATGGCAGGTGCACCAATGGGCCGCAATCCCGGCCTGCTCACAGTTCCGTTCCACCGGCACCGGCAGGAAGAGGCTTATCCCACGGGGCAGCGTGCTGTCAGTATCCTTGAGCTCCTCGGCACTGCGTTCCAATTGATCCGCCTCCAATTTACGCATATCGAGCAACTGCACCAGGGTGGCATAGAGATCAAAGTGTGTCGTCAGCCGCTTGGCATTCAGCTCCAGATTGGCCAAGGCCAGTGGATAGCGTTGCTTTAGCCACGTCGGATACAGGGCAATCAAGAGTGGTTGACGCTCCTCCATCATGCCCTGGTATGTCTTGCGGAATGATCCCCAGCGCATGCCGTGATCCGACATGAGCAGCACCAGCGTGTGATTCAATATGCCCGACTCCTGCAGCAGTCGTAGATTAAAGGCTAACTGGGCGTCCAGCAATGTGGGCGAGTTAAAGTAATCATGTGTCAGCGACACCGACCAGAAGAACGAAAAGAACAACTGACGTTGCATGTGCGGCACCAGCTTTCTCATGTACTCCATGAGGACATCGGCTGTGCGTCGACCGCCCATGCACAGATTGACATTCAAATCCTTTTTGTAGGCAATGCGCTTCTCCATTTCGAGTACCATTGGACGCAGATAATAATCTGTTGGAGCTCGGCGAAATCCACTGCGGCAAAAGTTGAATAATCCCAGCAAGCCAACATCCTCGGCAAAGATCGTCTTGTAACCGGCCTGCTTGTAACGCTTCCAGATAAAGGAGCACCCATCGTAGCCAGGCGTTGCCATTGGTGCCACACACGATATATTCAGCTCCTGATCGTCCAGACCGCTCAGAAGCGGCACCAGATTCGGAAATGTATTATCGCCCACCTTGTTGAAGCCCCAGAATTCGACGTGAGATAGATTCTTATGGATGTAGGCAGCGGTTCTCCGCATCTGACGTCGGAAATTTAAATGGGAGACGCTATCGATGCCGAGAACCATGACAGATAGATGATCCTGTGAAACATCTTGGGTACCATTAAAgatcttctttttctttcttttcttctcaGGCTTATCGACCGCAAAGAAGTGACAATCCAAGTAAATAATTGTGTCCATGGCATCAACACATTCCACAGTTATATACTCCAAATCCTTGGGCAACTGTACCGTATCCGTTAGCTTGAATGGAACGGATTTTAGATACTCATTAGCCGTGTCCGATTTGCGTTGCAATTCCGAGTATTTACAATTAATGGTCGACAGATCCGTTATATTATAAAGTCGCAACTGCTCGCTGGCATTCAGATTGAGATATAGTTTTCCGGGAACAACATCGCTGGTCCGGATCAATGGCTTGTGACACTTGTAAGCTCTTGGTTTGAACATGAACTGAGCTATGTTATCGTCGAGCACCTCAAAGTAGGGCATCCGACAGCCGGCTGTGTCAATAAAGTATGCCTGGGTCATGTTATATTCATCATCGATGCGTGCTATGAAATCCAATCTATCACGTAATCTCAAGAGCTTTGTTCTCAGATTGTAGTCCACAAAGAGATAGGAGAAGACGCATACACAGAAGATCACAATTACAATCTTCTTGAACTGCCCACGATTCTTCGTCATATTATAGTATCGATAATAATGCTGCAGATCACGTTTCGTCATATATTTCGGGTCCAGCAGATATTTGCTTCTGTAATTTACAAGGTTTTGTTTTATCAGTCAAGTTGTTAGCCAAgcattttactttaaaacaattttgacaATGCTTACTATAATTtcaataacactaggcaacagctaaaaaattacaagaaccaaacctacttttttggatagatttggggccccaaacgatgaaaaacatttatttttctatggtgcgatttttattaatatttttaaaaaaccaaatttttttttattcctttttttttgagaggtgcgcccacatttgtcatcattatttaagaatgccaaaaccgatttaaaaagctttactttttctaaaagctaatgaatacatctataattcattactataaaatgtaagagatatcaattctcaacttaagaaaatgatggtattttttttagcttatttcttaactttttttttttttaaattcgaggaaaagtcgaaaaaaatttgttacatttaatttatttctaatttatttgcatagttgcaattattatgcatttaagatacgattcattaaaatttatgaagagACGGATATATAATGTTATATTGTGTCcaggcatgtttttgtcgactttgatgacttccttgtggagcggcatgacctttagtatgaaatttgtttgtgttttttgagatttccaaaccaaactcacagaattcaaattttttgttgtcctACACATTATGAtgaaagttggtttaaatcggttagctatattatatagttgccataggaacgatcgctcgaaaatcaagttttagtatgaaaaacttttttgttttatgagaaatcttaaccaaacttatacaatatgcatttaacttagttttatatatcctgaccaaagttggttcaaatcggaccactatatcatatagctgtcataggaccgatcggttcaatattaagtcttagtatgaaaaacttttttgtttaatgaaatattttaaccaaactaatagaatatgcatttaagttagacctatatatcctgaccaaagttggttctagtcgaaccactatatcatatagctgtcataggactgatcgggcgaaatccaagtcttagtatgaaaaactttttttcatagtaagttcgaagtctccgacagtagagtagccacgcgagcaaagcgagcagggggcggagctccctagtttttctttataattaaagaaaaaaatttttttaaatatgaaatacgttcaacaactaaatttatatattttactttttgcctgcattaatgataaagttacaatatcaaaagcaaaagcaattgcaaaaatttctgatatccccaatttaataaatacttcattttgtcaaatctctcaaatttttttttagaaatttgaaAGATATGGTTTCATGTTTTCAGGAACActaacaattgcttttgggtttcTTTTGCactgttagagatttgtaaaACACACCTGATTTTTAAGGTAATGTCCGAAAGTATGCAGCACTTTGACTGTAGATTCTTAGTGACAGCCTAAAGATCACAACACAAGAAAGACGTCACTATTGTCTTCTCAATATTCCCAACACTTGCACTAGATATCAACAGCTGACTCTACTACAACTGCCGGGACGCGATTCAGCTATATTGAACAAAAGTAGTAAGAAAActcacaaacaaaaataacaccCGTAGATTCAGATGCATAGTCCAGTTAACTTATTGTTGTAAATTCGTGGCCACCGCTATATAAAACGATGCTCTATCACTTCAAGAGAGCTAGAGGTCATAGCATTTTCTGTTAATTTCGGATTAATGTGTGTCTGAATTCCTGTTTAGAATGTTCACGTGGTGTCGATTTTTCtcttgctgctgcagttgcaactgcagctgggGATCTTTGGAAAACGATGCAATAAACTAGATGTGCCACCCAATGGATACTTAATAGAAAGGCGACACTTTTTGCAAGTCGGATGCGACTTCAACTATATACTAGCGGGCAAATCGACAATTAGATGTGGAAAATATGGACGACCCTATGATAAGAGAATCTTCTCTGCCAGTaagtacactcagaaaaaaaaaatcatgatttccgtacttaaacaggccattttcaagtacaaacgatctcaaaagctgtctaagttcgaaatttcttaagtttagaacaaaaatattatttcaatttcggCTTTCGCAtgtacggaaatcttaaaatgagatttttcgGGGATATTTTAAGTACGCTTTGGGCttaattcaagtctgaaaaaattgaaaacatactactttaagtacacaaacATCTTGAACTGaacccaaaatgtacttgtttttagtacaaaacattgtcataattaattaactttaatcttaATACATACTCTAGTATGTGTACTAAAGTTAggcaaaataccaaaattaaataccatttaataatggtgtattttcttggttagcgacctttcGGAATAGGTGCTGATTTTGCCAGCGATCCAAGCTTAACGTCATATTTGCATCGCTATAAATTTCCCAAAGAAATttcccaaaacgtacttgtttAAAGTACGaaacgattttatttttaactttcttaatatcttgaaaaaaaactattttaagtacaaaaaaatcttaaactagcTTAGTACCAGTAGCTCAGTTGTTTCTGGAAATATCTTTATGAGACtcacggattatatatttttcatggtcctatatattctgactaagtttgaataaaatcggactactattttggatagctgccataggaatgtaAAGTCcgaattcttaatttaagatcgattcatacttaattcaagatttttagtacacaacaattctaaaattttatgaacGAAACGGTAaaaattcaagtacggtcgtaccTAATTATAGGATGgaatatttttctgagtgtaccaTTTCCCTAGAGAATTACTCTGGTTCAATGTGATATGACAAGCTTATGATAGATTTTTTGAGTTCgtgcatttatatatatattttccttAATCTGATTTAGGACCAGGCTGTGCACGGCCCTCAGATCCGGAGGATGGTAAAATCCAGTTGATAAACGGCTTATCAGCTGTTGTTGAAATTATCATTCGGACCTTACGGGGGCACAACTTGATCACACCCTGCTAAATGCATACGGTGAACACTATATGCTGCTGGAGACTAGCCCATACGCGATTGGCCGCCCACATTTGATATCTCCAATATATTCGAAAGAGTTGAGCTTGAAgaatttgtgttgttttgctttcattATTACATGTATGGCTCTGGAGTTGGCAGTTTGGTGGTGTCAGTGAAGCCTGATGGGGGGAAATGGGATTGAATGAAATGTGGGAAAATCAGAGACTGTATGTTTGATTGAATTACTGCTTAAGCGGATGCCAATTTGCTTTGATAATACTTTCCCACTATTCGTTTCTCTTTCACTCACTCATTTAGCTATCGAAAGTTGAACATAACTGGCAATCAAGGCAACCAATGGTTGGAGCATACGATTCTCATCGACGAGGTGAACGATGACTTTCAGAGGTGTTCTACAAATATCTAACAGCTccaaagcaacccaaaagtaattgttggtgttcctgaacACAAGCAAGCATTGCcttcaaatgtctaaaaatttgttgagagacttgacaaaatttaatatttattaaatttagttgaaatatattttaaattgaataaaaatatgttcgaaaaaattaaatctctgGCACCAACAATTCGAACGGTTGATttcaaaaaacatttctcttcaaaatctctagagatttttggaATTATCAGAATGATTGCGACCAATCagtgaaaattattatatacagGAAACCGAAACCAACCAATCTCCCAAATCTCCATACACTTtcgggagattttcggttagtttcggtttctgtggcacccctgtatataataattttcactGAATGGTCGCATTCACCAGGCAGGATTGCTGCCTgataatttttgtgatacctATGATACTTCTGGCGAACGACAGTGATACCGTATCATTataccaaattttgtgtaTCATGATACCTAAGCATGTATCATAAAAAAGGCTGCAGCTTTGTGCTACTTTTCTGCTCCCGTCAGATTTTCTTATCGAAATGCattgaatacaaatacatttacttTGTCaacattactcgagaatgccaaaaccgattttcaaaagatGTACTTttcctgaaagctaatgaaaatatttgcaattcatccatacacagtctaagatttaagcTAGTAGCTTAAGAGCTATTAATGTTTGAATTAagaatgttgtttttttttataattcaaggaaaactcgaagaaatttcttaacttcggttttaatttttttttttgcaaagctgcatCAACTGAGCGtcgtttaaaatatgattcattaaagtCTTTTGAGAAACAGCgatataataaaagtttatatctatgcatgtttttcttgatttttctgacttccttgtagagcggcatgacctttagtatgaaaatttgttgtgttttttgagatatcctaacgAAGATCACAGAATTTGAATTACACATTATGACAAATGTTGGTTTAAaccggtcgactatatcatacagttgataatataattatattgggGGTTTTGCTGctgaagcataatttgcacTCTATGCTCGAGGAGGTCAAAGAAAATAATCggaaagcaaagaaaattaaatttattcaataatttcgaCACGTGCAGAGcgctgtattaaattttcgactaTTTGTTTCAATGATAGCTATAAGATATTAATCGGATTTAAGCCTCGGTCAGAATGCAAAAGACTCAACTAGATGCATTTTATATCAGATtcgttgagatatctcaaaaatcaaaatagagattcgtactaaaactttatttacgACTTTATGATGTAGGGGTCCTatccaaaaacaaacataacttgacct includes the following:
- the LOC117782040 gene encoding uncharacterized protein LOC117782040, with the protein product MTKRDLQHYYRYYNMTKNRGQFKKIVIVIFCVCVFSYLFVDYNLRTKLLRLRDRLDFIARIDDEYNMTQAYFIDTAGCRMPYFEVLDDNIAQFMFKPRAYKCHKPLIRTSDVVPGKLYLNLNASEQLRLYNITDLSTINCKYSELQRKSDTANEYLKSVPFKLTDTVQLPKDLEYITVECVDAMDTIIYLDCHFFAVDKPEKKRKKKKIFNGTQDVSQDHLSVMVLGIDSVSHLNFRRQMRRTAAYIHKNLSHVEFWGFNKVGDNTFPNLVPLLSGLDDQELNISCVAPMATPGYDGCSFIWKRYKQAGYKTIFAEDVGLLGLFNFCRSGFRRAPTDYYLRPMVLEMEKRIAYKKDLNVNLCMGGRRTADVLMEYMRKLVPHMQRQLFFSFFWSVSLTHDYFNSPTLLDAQLAFNLRLLQESGILNHTLVLLMSDHGMRWGSFRKTYQGMMEERQPLLIALYPTWLKQRYPLALANLELNAKRLTTHFDLYATLVQLLDMRKLEADQLERSAEELKDTDSTLPRGISLFLPVPVERNCEQAGIAAHWCTCHQREELPTNDGRVQRAARYLVRLINDRLVAHPQCRTLYLNSILQAFIAAPHHKILKELRTDYAMDITLRLQTKPGLGVFESTVRMSGYASALTGTISRINLYGSQSYCINDSTLKMFCYCHR